One window of Silurus meridionalis isolate SWU-2019-XX chromosome 9, ASM1480568v1, whole genome shotgun sequence genomic DNA carries:
- the ptk7a gene encoding LOW QUALITY PROTEIN: inactive tyrosine-protein kinase 7a (The sequence of the model RefSeq protein was modified relative to this genomic sequence to represent the inferred CDS: inserted 3 bases in 3 codons): MLMMMKKAHQQETRTHSAAVCFITLLFQAFCVESASFYFTKEPKSQDALHGRSAMLRCEVNDPSGVTYSWLHNRQPVSDTERRFQEGGNLKFTAINRTLDSGNFQCVAVKSSTGEKENTSEASFNIKWLESGEVVLQSPASEAEIKSSSPVILLCNLDGHPRPTNRWYRDGVLLAEKSHKINNKERTLTLPSASPEDNGAYYCCAKNAAGQVCSSSNFTLNIIDKSYPQPVVKPEDLVVLRNEEAYFHCQFTAEPQPTVEWFHDNEPIANKSRVFLLNNGSLFISQVKQRNTGRYRCVAQGVLGQRVPLEAVLRIAEIDEMPPRQSRVFRASSLERVPCRPLAXHPEPEVWWEREGQRLPTEGRVFQDGLDLVFSPTRAEDSGIYTCFAQNKAGQRKQELTVTVATRPEWVQKPDTDSQLEEGHAGYLHCYTRATPDPEVTWYRNMQPISAEDTRFKQFPNGTLRINSVEVYDGHMYTCESTNEAGKIVSYTRVTVLERLKFTPTPRSLQCQELDKEGSMQCSAKGRLPPTIRWTKADGTEIPAWVEKNGGTLHFSKVTRADAGNYTCVASNSLQGEIRAVVQLTVAVYVSFKLKPENTTVYQGHTAVLHCQATGDPSPIIQWKKKDKFLESNKSRFQTMPNGSLVIQEVSTEDTGRYTCIAGNSCNIAHTSAELYVVEKPVHHTLADEEKAPYKMIQTVGLSVGAAVAYIIVVLGLMFYCKQRRKAKRLQKSQDKDEPEMECLNGGAGQQNGQTTAEIQEEVPLNTMSSSSSGNHKRNSTQDKLQFARTSLHAITTLGKGEFGXVLLAKVKSGADDEETAVLVKSLQAKDEQVQTEFRRECEMFAKLGHPNITRLLGVCREAEPYYMILEYADMGDLKQYLKISKCKDEKXKGHSLSTKQKVSVCVQVARAMEYLSNQRFVHRDLAARNCLISAKRQVKVSALGLSKDVYTSEYYHYRQAWIPLRWLPSESVFEDDFSTKSDVWAFGVLMWEVFSFGELPYAELPDDKVLEGLQEGKLKLSPPHSCPSRIYKLMVRCWASSPKDRVSFSDIVSALSDPPSESKV, from the exons CGTTTTGCGTCGAGTCTGCGTCCTTCTATTTCACCAAGGAGCCCAAATCCCAGGATGCACTGCACGGACGCAGTGCCATGTTGCGGTGCGAGGTAAACGATCCCAGCGGCGTCACGTACTCCTGGCTTCACAACCGCCAGCCCGTTTCTGACACGGAGCGGCGCTTTCAGGAAGGAGGCAACCTAAAGTTCACCGCCATCAACCGAACCCTGGATTCCGGAAACTTCCAGTGTGTGGCTGTCAAAAGCTCAacaggagaaaaggagaacacAAGTGAAGCCAGtttcaacattaaat GGTTGGAAAGTGGTGAAGTGGTTCTGCAGAGTCCGGCCTCAGAAGCAGAGATCAAGAGTTCCTCACCCGTGATCTTGCTCTGTAACCTTGACGGACACCCGCG GCCGACAAATCGCTGGTACAGAGACGGAGTGCTTCTAGCAGAGAAGAGTCACAAGATCAACAATAAAGAGCGAACGCTGACCCTCCCCAGCGCCAGTCCTGAAGATAACGGCGCCTACTACTGCTGTGCCAAAAATGCTGCGGGCCAAGTGTGCAGCAGCTCCAACTTCACCCTCAACATCATAG ACAAGAGTTACCCCCAACCCGTGGTGAAGCCCGAGGATCTGGTGGTGCTGAGAAACGAGGAGGCGTATTTCCACTGCCAGTTCACGGCGGAGCCGCAGCCCACCGTCGAATGGTTCCACGATAATGAGCCGATCGCCAACAAGAGTCG TGTGTTTTTGCTCAACAACGGCTCGCTCTTCATCAGCCAGGTGAAGCAGCGGAACACCGGCCGCTACAGGTGTGTGGCTCAAGGTGTCCTGGGGCAGCGTGTCCCCCTGGAGGCTGTTCTGAGAATAGCAG AAATCGATGAAATGCCTCCTCGACAGTCTCGTGTCTTCAGGGCCAGCTCTCTGGAGCGGGTCCCCTGCCGACCCCTCG CTCATCCTGAGCCCGAGGTGTGGTGGGAGCGAGAGGGTCAGCGTCTGCCCACTGAAGGGCGTGTGTTCCAGGACGGTCTGGATCTGGTCTTCAGCCCGACGCGTGCCGAAGACTCTGGCATCTACACGTGTTTCGCCCAGAATAAAGCTGGACAGAGGAAACAGGAGCTCACGGTTACTGTGGCCA CGCGACCTGAATGGGTGCAGAAGCCAGATACAGATAGCCAGCTGGAAGAGGGGCATGCTGGGTATTTACACTGTTACACCCGTGCCACACCTGACCCTGAGGTCACGTGGTATCGCAACATGCAGCCGATCAGTGCCGAG gataCCCGTTTTAAGCAATTCCCCAATGGAACTCTGCGTATCAACAGCGTGGAGGTGTACGATGGCCACATGTACACCTGTGAGAGTACAAACGAAGCAGGGAAAATAGTCTCCTACACCCGAGTCACTGTATTGG AGCGGCTGAAGTTCACCCCGACGCCTCGGTCCTTACAGTGCCAGGAGCTGGATAAGGAGGGCAGTATGCAGTGTTCTGCCAAGGGCCGCCTGCCTCCCACTATCCGCTGGACGAAAGCTG ACGGCACTGAGATCCCAGcgtgggtggagaagaatggAGGCACACTGCACTTCTCCAAAGTGACTCGGGCAGATGCAGGGAACTACACCTGTGTGGCCTCCAACAGCTTGCAGGGAGAGATCCGTGCTGTGGTCCAGCTCACTGTCGCAG TGTACGTGTCGTTCAAGCTGAAGCCCGAGAACACTACCGTGTATCAGGGACACACTGCCGTGCTGCACTGCCAAGCCACAGGAGATCCTTCACCCATCATCCagtggaaaaagaaagacaaattcCTCGAGTCCAACAAGAGCAG gtTCCAGACGATGCCCAATGGCTCTCTGGTTATTCAAGAAGTCAGTACGGAGGACACGGGCAGGTACACCTGCATTGCTGGGAACAGCTGCAACATCGCCCACACATCTGCAGAGCTCTACGTCGTGG AGAAACCAGTGCACCACACGCTGGCAGACGAAGAGAAAGCTCCGTACAAGATGATCCAGACGGTCGGGCTGTCTGTGGGCGCTGCTGTCGCTTACATCATCGTCGTCCTCGGCCTCATGTTCTACTGCAAGCAAAGACGCAAAGCCAAGAGGCTGCAGAAGAGCCAGGACAAAGACGAGCCCGAGATGGAGTGTCtcaatg GAGGGGCAGGGCAGCAGAACGGACAGACCACTGCTGAGATCCAGGAGGAAGTGCCGCTGAACACCATGTCGTCGTCCTCTTCTGGGAACCACAAGCGCAACAGCACGCAAGACAAGCTGCAGTTTGCTCGCACCAGCCTCCACGCCATCACAACGCTGG GTAAAGGAGAGTTCG AGGTTCTCCTGGCCAAGGTGAAGAGCGGTGCGGACGACGAAGAAACGGCGGTCCTGGTGAAGAGTTTGCAGGCCAAAGACGAACAGGTGCAGACGGAATTCCGGCGGGAATGCGAGATGTTCGCCAAACTCGGCCACCCGAACATCACGCGTCTGCTGGGCGTGTGCAGAGAAGCAGAGCCGTACTACATGATCCTGGAATATGCTGACATG GGTGACCTGAAACAGTACCTCAAAATCTCCAAGTGTAAGGATGAAA TGAAGGGTCACTCTCTCAGCACCAAGCAGAAG GTGtcggtgtgtgtgcaggttgcTCGGGCGATGGAGTATCTCTCCAACCAGCGCTTCGTCCACAGAGACCTCGCCGCACGCAACTGCCTCATTAGTGCCAAGAGGCAGGTCAAAGTGTCTGCACTGGGGCTCAGCAAGGATGTCTacaccag tgagtattATCATTACCGTCAGGCCTGGATCCCCCTGCGCTGGCTCCCATCCGAGTCTGTGTTCGAGGACGATTTCTCCACGAAGTCGGATGTTTGGGCTTTCGGTGTCCTCATGTGGGAGGTTTTCAGTTTTGGGGAACTTCCATATGCTGAGCTTCCTGACGACAAGGTCCTAGAAG GTCTTCAGGAAGGAAAGCTGAAGCTGTCTCCTCCACACAGCTGTCCGTCCCGTATCTACAAGCTGATGGTTCGCTGCTGGGCCTCCAGCCCTAAAGACCGAGTGTCCTTCAGCGACATCGTCTCAGCCCTCAGCGACCCTCCGTCTGAGAGCAAAGTGTGA